In Phocoena phocoena chromosome 3, mPhoPho1.1, whole genome shotgun sequence, a single window of DNA contains:
- the FST gene encoding follistatin isoform X1 — MVRPRHQPGGLCLLLLLLCQFMEDRSAQAGNCWLRQAKNGRCQVLYKTELTKEECCSTGRLSTSWTEEDVNDNTLFKWMIFNGGAPNCIPCKETCENVDCGPGKKCRMNKKNKPRCVCAPDCSNITWKGPVCGLDGKTYRNECALLKARCKEQPELEVQYQGKCKKTCRDVFCPGSSTCVVDQTNNAYCVTCNRICPEPTSSEQYLCGNDGVTYSSACHLRKATCLLGRSIGLAYEGKCIKAKSCEDIQCTGGKKCLWDFKVGRGRCSLCDELCPESKSEEPVCASDNATYASECAMKEAACSSGVLLEVKHSGSCNSISEDTEEEEEDEDQDYSFPISSILEW, encoded by the exons ATGGTCCGTCCCAGGCACCAGCCCGGCGGGCTctgcctcctgctgctgctgctctgccAGTTCATGGAGGACCGCAGTGCCCAGG CTGGGAACTGCTGGCTCCGCCAAGCAAAGAACGGCCGCTGCCAGGTCCTGTACAAGACAGAATTGACCAAGGAGGAGTGCTGCAGCACCGGCCGCCTGAGCACCTCATGGACCGAAGAGGACGTAAATGACAACACGCTCTTCAAGTGGATGATTTTCAATGGGGGCGCCCCCAACTGCATCCCCTGTAAAG AAACGTGTGAGAACGTGGACTGTGGGCCCGGGAAAAAATGCCGAATGAACAAGAAGAACAAACCCCGCTGCGTCTGCGCCCCAGATTGTTCTAACATCACCTGGAAAGGCCCAGTTTGTGGGCTGGACGGAAAAACCTACCGCAACGAATGTGCACTCCTCAAGGCCAGATGTAAAGAGCAGCCGGAACTGGAAGTCCAGTACCAGGGCAAATGTAAAA AGACCTGTCGGGATGTTTTCTGTCCAGGCAGCTCCACATGCGTGGTGGACCAGACTAATAATGCCTACTGTGTGACATGTAACCGCATTTgcccagagcccacctcctctgAACAGTATCTCTGTGGGAATGATGGAGTAACCTACTCCAGTGCCTGTCACCTGAGAAAGGCTACCTGCCTACTGGGCAGGTCTATTGGATTGGCCTATGAAGGAAAGTGTATCA AAGCAAAGTCCTGTGAGGATATCCAGTGCACTGGTGGAAAAAAGTGTTTATGGGATTTCAAGGTTGGCAGAGGCCGGTGTTCCCTCTGCGATGAGCTGTGCCCTGAGAGTAAGTCTGAGGAGCCTGTCTGTGCCAGTGACAATGCCACCTACGCCAGCGAGTGTGCCATGAAGGAAGCGGCCTGCTCTTCAGGCGTGCTGCTGGAAGTGAAGCACTCCGGATCTTGCAACT CCATTTCGGAAGACAccgaggaagaggaggaagatgaagaCCAGGACTACAGCTTTCCTATATCTTCCATTCTAGAGTGGTAA
- the FST gene encoding follistatin isoform X2, producing the protein MVRPRHQPGGLCLLLLLLCQFMEDRSAQAGNCWLRQAKNGRCQVLYKTELTKEECCSTGRLSTSWTEEDVNDNTLFKWMIFNGGAPNCIPCKETCENVDCGPGKKCRMNKKNKPRCVCAPDCSNITWKGPVCGLDGKTYRNECALLKARCKEQPELEVQYQGKCKKTCRDVFCPGSSTCVVDQTNNAYCVTCNRICPEPTSSEQYLCGNDGVTYSSACHLRKATCLLGRSIGLAYEGKCITKSCEDIQCTGGKKCLWDFKVGRGRCSLCDELCPESKSEEPVCASDNATYASECAMKEAACSSGVLLEVKHSGSCNSISEDTEEEEEDEDQDYSFPISSILEW; encoded by the exons ATGGTCCGTCCCAGGCACCAGCCCGGCGGGCTctgcctcctgctgctgctgctctgccAGTTCATGGAGGACCGCAGTGCCCAGG CTGGGAACTGCTGGCTCCGCCAAGCAAAGAACGGCCGCTGCCAGGTCCTGTACAAGACAGAATTGACCAAGGAGGAGTGCTGCAGCACCGGCCGCCTGAGCACCTCATGGACCGAAGAGGACGTAAATGACAACACGCTCTTCAAGTGGATGATTTTCAATGGGGGCGCCCCCAACTGCATCCCCTGTAAAG AAACGTGTGAGAACGTGGACTGTGGGCCCGGGAAAAAATGCCGAATGAACAAGAAGAACAAACCCCGCTGCGTCTGCGCCCCAGATTGTTCTAACATCACCTGGAAAGGCCCAGTTTGTGGGCTGGACGGAAAAACCTACCGCAACGAATGTGCACTCCTCAAGGCCAGATGTAAAGAGCAGCCGGAACTGGAAGTCCAGTACCAGGGCAAATGTAAAA AGACCTGTCGGGATGTTTTCTGTCCAGGCAGCTCCACATGCGTGGTGGACCAGACTAATAATGCCTACTGTGTGACATGTAACCGCATTTgcccagagcccacctcctctgAACAGTATCTCTGTGGGAATGATGGAGTAACCTACTCCAGTGCCTGTCACCTGAGAAAGGCTACCTGCCTACTGGGCAGGTCTATTGGATTGGCCTATGAAGGAAAGTGTATCA CAAAGTCCTGTGAGGATATCCAGTGCACTGGTGGAAAAAAGTGTTTATGGGATTTCAAGGTTGGCAGAGGCCGGTGTTCCCTCTGCGATGAGCTGTGCCCTGAGAGTAAGTCTGAGGAGCCTGTCTGTGCCAGTGACAATGCCACCTACGCCAGCGAGTGTGCCATGAAGGAAGCGGCCTGCTCTTCAGGCGTGCTGCTGGAAGTGAAGCACTCCGGATCTTGCAACT CCATTTCGGAAGACAccgaggaagaggaggaagatgaagaCCAGGACTACAGCTTTCCTATATCTTCCATTCTAGAGTGGTAA